DNA from Arthrobacter sp. SLBN-112:
CAGGCCCAGGCCCGGCTTATCGAGTCCGGCAACGCCGTGGCCCTGATGCCGGACCTGGTGTGGACCGGCCGCGGCACCACGGCCCAGCTGCTGGAGCTTCCCGGCACGCCGCACCGCACCATCTTTACCTCGGTCCGCCGCTCCAGCGCCCAGCGCCCCGCCATCCTGGCCGCCCGGGAAACCCTCGCTGCGGCCGCCGCCGCCGTGGCAAGGGACAACGCCGGGTGACCGGCCGCCGTCGTCCGCGTGCCAACCTGCGAGGTCAGGCACCACTTCGTTGCGCAGGCGCACCCCCTGCGCAGTGAGATCCGGCATCGCTGCGCGGGCGTGCACGTGAAAGGCGTTATGTTTCCTGCGTCACTGCGGGTGAGGGGCCGCAGGTCTAGACTGGAGCCGTTATGAATCGAACAATGTTCAAGTCCAAAATCCACCGGGCCACCGTCACGCACGCCGACCTGCACTATGTAGGCTCGGTCACCGTGGACCTTGACCTGCTCGAGGCTGCCGACATCCTGCCCGGCGAGCTGGTGTCCATTGTGGATGTCACCAACGGCGCGCGGCTTGAGACCTACACCATCGCCGGCGAGCGCGGCTCCGGCGTGATCGGCATTAACGGTGCAGCGGCGCACCTTATGCACGAGAACGACATCGTCATCCTGATTACGTACGCCCAGATGACCAGTGAAGAGGCCAAGGCCTACGATCCCCGCGTGGTCCATGTGGACGCAAACAACCGGATCATCCAGCTGGGCAACGATCCCGCAGAGGGACTCACCCCCGGCATGATGCGCCCCCCTTTCGCGCTTAACAACGCCACCCTGTAACCGGAGCGTGCGTCCCGGTCCAGTCCTCCGTTGTGCCCAAAAGGCTGATCCTTGCTAGGGGTGCTGGCGGGGTTTTTCGTGGTCTGGTGCATCATCCTGGTGGGGTGGTTCGTGGGCCGGCGGAGAATCCTCGGCGATAACGCACGGCCCGTGCTCAGCGGGCTCACGTTCTTCGTCGCCAGCCCCGCACTGCTTTTCGAAACCCTCAGCAAGGCCCGCCTGCAGGAAGTGTTCGCCGAACCGCTGCTGGTTACCGCGGTGGCCGCCATTATTACCGCCGCCGCATTCTTCGCCCTCGCCAGGTTCTGGCTGAAGCGGGCACTCCCCGAAGCGCTGATGTCCGCCATGTCCGCATCGCTGGCAAACTCCGCAAACCTGGGTATTCCCATTGCGGTATATGTCCTGGGTGATGCCAGTTATGTAGCGCCGCTGCTGATCTTCCAGCTGGCATTCTTCACGCCAATGTTCCTGATGATCCTGGACTCGAGCACCAGCACGCACCGCACCACCGCAGTGGGGTTTTTCCTGATGATCCTGCGGAACCCCATGATCGTGGGTTCGGGCCTGGGGTTGCTGGTGGCCGGCACGGGCTTCCAGGTTCCGGCGCTGGTGATGGAGCCCATCCACCTGATCGGCGGCGCCGCGATTCCTGCCATGCTGATCGCTTTCGGGATGAGCCTGAACGGCACCCGCCCGCTGCAGGCTTCCGCCGGCCGGCGGGTGGACACGCTGCTGGCGAGCGGCTTCAAGCTGGCGGTCCAGCCGGCCCTTGCCTATGTTTTCGCCCGCTTCGCCTTGGGGATGGACGGGCACGCGCTGTTCGCGGTGGTGGTCACGTCGGCCTTGCCCACCGCTCAGAACGTGTTCGTGGCCGCCAGCCGGTACCAGACCGGGCTTACGGTGGCCAAGGACACCGTGCTGATCACCACCGTGGTGGCAGTGCCGGCGATGATCGGCGTCGCGCTCTTGCTGGCGTAAGGCTGCTTTACAACGTGACCACAACCGCAGCTTGGAGGGCTGATGAACACTGTTCTTGACACCGTGGTGATCGGCGGCGGCGCCATGGGCTCTGCGGCCGCGTGGGCGTTGTCGCGCCGGGGCCGGCAAGTGACGCTGGTGGAGCAGTTCGGTCCGGGGCACAAGATCGGCGCGTCGCACGGGGCAACCCGAAACCTGAACCCCGGCTACCACCGGCCGGAGTATGTGGCCATGCTGGCCGAGGGGCTGGCGCTCTGGGACGAGCTGGAGCAGGAAAGCGGTACGCAGCTGCTGGCGCGCACCGGCATCGTCAACCACGGCCCGGGCGGGGACCTCCAAATGGTTTCGGATGCCCTCACCGCTGCCGGGATCCGCGCCGAATTCCTGGACCCGGCGGAGGCCCAGGAACGCTGGCGCGGCATCCGTTTCGACCAGCAGGTCCTGCATATGCCCGACGGCGGCCAGCTCAACCCTGACGCGGCGCTGCCGGCTTTCCAGCGGCTGGCGGCCGCCCGGGGCGCCGAGATCAGGCACCACACCAAGGTGGTGGACTTCGAGGTGTTCGACGACGGCGTGCGGCTGACGCTGGAATCGGCTGCGGGCACCGAGGTGGTCACGGCAGCGCAGGCAGTGGTGACGGCGGGCGCCTGGACGGAGAAGCTGCTGGAGATGGCTTCCGGCAGGGTTTCAGGCAAGGACGCCGCCGCGATCCGGATTCCCCGGCTCAGGGTGACCCAGGAGCAGCCGGCGCATTTCCGGGTGGCGGACGCCGGCGCAGCGTGGCCCGGCTTCAACCACTACCCGGGCCCGGACTACCGGGGCTGGTACTCCCCCGTCTACGGCATGCAGACCGCGGGCGAGGGCATCAAGGCCGGCTGGCACGGGGTGGGCCCGGTGGTGGATCCGGACCACCGGGATTTCCGGCCCGAACCGACCCAGCTCGCAGCCCTGCAGGATTACGCGCGGCAGTGGTTGCCTGGAGTGGACCCCGATGACCTGGAGGCCATCAGCTGCACGTACACCACCACGCCGGACGAGGACTTCATCCTGGACCGTGTGGGGCCGGTGGTGATCGGTGCGGGCTTTTCCGGCCACGGCTTCAAGTTCACGCCGGTGGTGGGGCGGATCCTGGCTGATCTTGCCACGGGGACCCGGCCCGCGCCGTCGATCTTCCGCGCGTCCCGCCAGGCACCCTAACTGGCGCGGCCCTCCGGGCTGGGCACAGATTCCTCAACGGGTTCCGCGTCAGGTTCCCCAGTTTCCGCCGCCGGTTCCGCCGTTTCCGCCTTGACCGCGGGCATGGCCAGCACAGCAGCAACGGTCAGCAGTCCGGCCACCAACGCTGCCAGGAACACGGCCCCGGATGCGGAAATCACGGTGGCGGGGTCCCCCTCGCCGCCGCTGCTGCTGCCGCCGTAAATGGAGTTGGCCACGGCACCGAACACGGCCACGCCCAGGGCACTGCCGATGGAGCGGGCAAACATGTTGGTGCTGGTCACCACGCCGCGCTCGTGCCAGGGCACGCTGGACTGGGCGGCGATCAGGGTGGGGGTGGCCAGCAGGCCCAGGCCGAGCCCGACGACGAAGCAGCTGATGGCGATCAGCGCCACGTTGGGTGCAGCCGCGGTCAGCGAAAGGATCAGCAGGCCCACCACGGAGATGGCGATGCCGATCAGGGCCGTGGACTTGAAGCCGATCCGCAGGTAGAACTTGCCGGCCTGCGAGGCGCTGAGCGGCCAGCCGAGGGTCAGGGCCGCAAGGGCCAGGCCGGCCACCAGGGGCGAGGAGGACAGTGCCCCCTCCAGGAAGGTTGGTACGTAGGAGGTCAGGCCGATCATCACCGAGCCAACTCCGAAGGACACCAGCGCGGTGGTGCCCAGCAGGCGCCGCGAGACCACCCAGGAGGGCAGGATGGGTTCGGCCGCCCGCCGCTCCACCAGGAGGAACGCTGCCAGCAGGACCGCGCCCACTGCAAAGACGCCAATGCTGATGGGCGAGTTCCAGGCCCAGGCCTGGCCGCCCTGGAGGGCGCCGAGGATGAGCAGTCCGAGCGAGCCAGCCAGGAGTACGGCGCCGGCATAGTCCACCTTGTGCTTTGCACGTTCCACGTTTTCATGAAGGGTGCGGACCAGCATCCAGCCTGCCAGCAGGCAGAGCGGGACATTGACCAGGAAGATGCCACGCCAGATGCCCAGCGCGGAGAAAATACCGCCCAGGCTGGGGCCCACTACCGAGGAGATGGCCCAGACGCTGGCCAGGTAGCCCTGGACCTTGGCGCGCTCCTGCAGGGTGTAGATGTCGCCCGCGATGGTGATGGACACCGGCAGCACCGCGCCGGCGCCCAGTCCCTGCAGGGCGCGGAAGGCAATCAGCGACGGCATGCTCCAGGCCAGCCCGCAGAGCACGGAGCCCAGCAGGAACAGGCCGATGCCGGTCAGGATGATGGGCTTGCGGCCCGCCATGTCCGAGAGCTTGCCGTAAATGGGCACGGTCACGGCCTGCGCCAGCAGGTAGGCGGAGAAAAGCCAGGGGAAGGAGGAGAAGCCGCCCACGTCCCGGACGATCGACGGCACGGCCGTGGCCACGATGGTGGAGTCGATGGCCACGAGTCCCGTGGACAGCATGAGGGCGATGAGGATGGGCCCACGGTCGGACCGGAAGCCTACGCCTTCCTTTGCGTTCGCTTGTGCCTTCGCCATCTCAGACCCGGACCAGTCCGGCGGCCTCGGCCAGCAGCTCCACGGACCGCAGCCGCTCCTGGGTCCCCGGGCTCTGGTGCGCCACGATGAGTTCGTCGGCGTCGGCGTGCTTTCCGAAGCTGTCCAGGTAGTCGATGACCGCGTCGGGCGTCCCCACCGCGGAGTACGTCATCATCTGTGCCATGTGGCGTCCCTGCGGCGAGTCGAGGATCATGTCCGCCTCGTCGTCGGTGAATTCGCGGGTGCCCCCGCCGAAGAACAGGGAGACGCGGGCACGCTTGGTGGCCTGAAACATGGCCTGGGCCTCGGAGGCGGAGTCGGCGGCGATCACGTTGACGCCGGCGATGACATGCGGAGCGTCCAGCTGGGCGGACGGCTTGAACTCGCGGCGGTAGATGGCCACCGCGTCCTGCAGCGCGGCCGGGGCAAAGTGCGAGGCGAAGGCGTAGGGCAGGCCCAACTGTGCCGCCAGGCGGGCACCAAACAGGGACGAGCCCAGGATGTACAGCGGCACGTTGGTCCCCTTGCCCGGGGTGGCCTCGACGCCCTGGATGCGGGTGGGGCCGGTCAGGTAGCCCTGCAGTTCAAGGACGTCCTGCGGGAAGCTGTCGGCAGACATGGG
Protein-coding regions in this window:
- a CDS encoding FAD-dependent oxidoreductase: MNTVLDTVVIGGGAMGSAAAWALSRRGRQVTLVEQFGPGHKIGASHGATRNLNPGYHRPEYVAMLAEGLALWDELEQESGTQLLARTGIVNHGPGGDLQMVSDALTAAGIRAEFLDPAEAQERWRGIRFDQQVLHMPDGGQLNPDAALPAFQRLAAARGAEIRHHTKVVDFEVFDDGVRLTLESAAGTEVVTAAQAVVTAGAWTEKLLEMASGRVSGKDAAAIRIPRLRVTQEQPAHFRVADAGAAWPGFNHYPGPDYRGWYSPVYGMQTAGEGIKAGWHGVGPVVDPDHRDFRPEPTQLAALQDYARQWLPGVDPDDLEAISCTYTTTPDEDFILDRVGPVVIGAGFSGHGFKFTPVVGRILADLATGTRPAPSIFRASRQAP
- a CDS encoding MFS transporter, which encodes MAKAQANAKEGVGFRSDRGPILIALMLSTGLVAIDSTIVATAVPSIVRDVGGFSSFPWLFSAYLLAQAVTVPIYGKLSDMAGRKPIILTGIGLFLLGSVLCGLAWSMPSLIAFRALQGLGAGAVLPVSITIAGDIYTLQERAKVQGYLASVWAISSVVGPSLGGIFSALGIWRGIFLVNVPLCLLAGWMLVRTLHENVERAKHKVDYAGAVLLAGSLGLLILGALQGGQAWAWNSPISIGVFAVGAVLLAAFLLVERRAAEPILPSWVVSRRLLGTTALVSFGVGSVMIGLTSYVPTFLEGALSSSPLVAGLALAALTLGWPLSASQAGKFYLRIGFKSTALIGIAISVVGLLILSLTAAAPNVALIAISCFVVGLGLGLLATPTLIAAQSSVPWHERGVVTSTNMFARSIGSALGVAVFGAVANSIYGGSSSGGEGDPATVISASGAVFLAALVAGLLTVAAVLAMPAVKAETAEPAAETGEPDAEPVEESVPSPEGRAS
- a CDS encoding LLM class flavin-dependent oxidoreductase, which codes for MTLPLSILDLATIGKGQTAAESFAGSVAMAQSAEKLGYRRVWYAEHHNMSSIASSATSVLIAHVAAHTESIRLGAGGVMLPNHSPLTIAEQFGTLETLHPGRIDLGLGRAPGSDQNTMRALRRDPMSADSFPQDVLELQGYLTGPTRIQGVEATPGKGTNVPLYILGSSLFGARLAAQLGLPYAFASHFAPAALQDAVAIYRREFKPSAQLDAPHVIAGVNVIAADSASEAQAMFQATKRARVSLFFGGGTREFTDDEADMILDSPQGRHMAQMMTYSAVGTPDAVIDYLDSFGKHADADELIVAHQSPGTQERLRSVELLAEAAGLVRV
- the panD gene encoding aspartate 1-decarboxylase, giving the protein MNRTMFKSKIHRATVTHADLHYVGSVTVDLDLLEAADILPGELVSIVDVTNGARLETYTIAGERGSGVIGINGAAAHLMHENDIVILITYAQMTSEEAKAYDPRVVHVDANNRIIQLGNDPAEGLTPGMMRPPFALNNATL
- a CDS encoding AEC family transporter — its product is MLGVLAGFFVVWCIILVGWFVGRRRILGDNARPVLSGLTFFVASPALLFETLSKARLQEVFAEPLLVTAVAAIITAAAFFALARFWLKRALPEALMSAMSASLANSANLGIPIAVYVLGDASYVAPLLIFQLAFFTPMFLMILDSSTSTHRTTAVGFFLMILRNPMIVGSGLGLLVAGTGFQVPALVMEPIHLIGGAAIPAMLIAFGMSLNGTRPLQASAGRRVDTLLASGFKLAVQPALAYVFARFALGMDGHALFAVVVTSALPTAQNVFVAASRYQTGLTVAKDTVLITTVVAVPAMIGVALLLA